CGCCCGTCATGCCGGGGCCGAGTGTCGCGCGCAGTTCCCCCAGCCCGTCGGCGGTGGCCGCGCTGGTGACGATGACCGGTGTGCCGAAGGCCGCATCCGAGGCCGCCGCCGCGCGGGACTCCGTGTCCGGGCAGACATCCGCCTTGTTCAGGACGATGACGGGGCGCGCGCCGCTCTCCCAGGCCAGCGTCAGGTACCGTTCCAGCCGCCGCACGTTGAAGTCGCCGTCCAGGCCGGCCACGATGAACACCACGTCCACATTCGCCGCCACCACCTGCTCCACCGTCTCCCCGCCGGCGGCCTTCCGCGAAAACCGGCTTCTGCGCGGCAGCACCGCATGAATCGTGGCGGTCCCCTCCGCGGGCCTGGGCGCGGCCGCCACCCAGTCGCCCACGGCGGGCCAGTCCGCGCGGTTCGGATGGTCATGGCGGAAACGCCCCGACACGTCGGCGCGCAGCCCGCCCGCCTCCGCCAGCAGGTCACAGGCGTCCCCATGCCGGCTTGCAACGCGGGCGGGGCACAGGCCCTCCCGCGCGAAAGGTTCAAACTGTTTCGTCCAATGGTGGTTCCAACCGAGCTCATCCAGAGCCGGTCCGGCCATGCAGGCGTCCTTGTCGCCGATGCACATTGCTACTCTCCTGTCATTGAAAAGATTGGTTGAAAATAGACACAGGAAAGACGGCGCGCGCCTGCGGCGGGAAAAAAGAAATACCGCCCCGGATGGGCGGCTTTCACG
This window of the Candidatus Hydrogenedentota bacterium genome carries:
- the rsgA gene encoding ribosome small subunit-dependent GTPase A — translated: MAGPALDELGWNHHWTKQFEPFAREGLCPARVASRHGDACDLLAEAGGLRADVSGRFRHDHPNRADWPAVGDWVAAAPRPAEGTATIHAVLPRRSRFSRKAAGGETVEQVVAANVDVVFIVAGLDGDFNVRRLERYLTLAWESGARPVIVLNKADVCPDTESRAAAASDAAFGTPVIVTSAATADGLGELRATLGPGMTGVFMGSSGVGKSSLVNALLGEARQSVRAVREDDSRGRHTTTSRQLVPLPGGGMVIDTPGMRELQLWVDGEGVDRAFADVDALAGQCRFADCTHQNEPGCAVRAAVGSGLLEPTRLASYQKLRREARYAALRQTQSARIIEKTRWKQIAQEQRRMKKGRDKM